A region from the Gossypium hirsutum isolate 1008001.06 chromosome A08, Gossypium_hirsutum_v2.1, whole genome shotgun sequence genome encodes:
- the LOC107947085 gene encoding uncharacterized protein isoform X3 has translation MAASSSSLTAVRSWRTAFLTLRDETLTSPPSIPQLVQSLIFSHSHSSLISAASHLPAHEVTSDLLFLIQLVANASQFQHDLVPTFSNTCRLIHDVSHRVSLDINTSSWALLLDSSTKIIDHFLAKATSSASLYKPTLECLETLRYLVSENQRKCSLPDDIQLVNVLLHIIARSHTDLISLYASSRNQKSAIEMGKKLQRNGSFWEVLTASFTMLGELYSRSGSSFPVDIWQSTIQVFRKMMDLLASKNMVVEDIIMSRFYSSLLHCLHLVLLDPKGSLSEHVSSFVASLRMFFVYGLTSGNQVMCAAVSSKEKESGSPRLKLTLEEPKRTNSTPYRPPHLRKKDNLNTRQAKALDPQSSSDQISSMVDVTSSDSDYSDSDGSLKDINDSRCSKIRVSAIVCIQDLCQADPKSFTSQWTMLLLTNDVLQPRKFEATLMASLLFDPYLKVAEYKESAKLGSFMALSSSLGQILMQLHTGTLYLIQHETNSRLLVLVFKILMLLISSTPYSRMPGELLPKVILSLQARIEAGFAFKSDQTGLQAAAISCLTTALSVSPSIQVKEMILKELSTGFVEADNNSGVFLTLLQHCERLSNPTVCFEALQALRAISHNYPDLMLVCWGKISAIVYKFLREGNVEVATKSWKELAGNTALFVGEKIVTAAIKVLDECLRAISGFRGSEDLSEENFLDSPFTSDCIRTKKVSSAPSYGPRGPEDAKEETNTFPSGLQQWAETIEKLMPLILWHTSAMVRTASVTCFAGITSSVFFSLLKENQDFIVSSLISAAEHDKVPSVRSAACRAIGVVSCFQKASASAENLGKFIHAVEINTRDSVVSVRIPASWALANICDSIRHFVDDVPLKQSTDSETNFHLVDLLIECALRLTKDGDKVKSNAVRALGNLSRFVRYTSSCLDKKPVAKLGFSSTCNQVTMLPARNDLNAFDGGVIPSSYPASLKDLHWLERMVQAFISCVTTGNVKVQWNVCHALSNMFLNKTIQLQDMDWAPSVFGILLLLLRDSSNFKIRIQAAAALAVPEAAVDYGKSFPDIVQGLEHVVENLGSDSISAPSSFKYRIALEKQLTSTLLHVLSLASATDHKPLKDFLVKVRFNRPHLTFTNAMNEFSAPLFKASFLEDWFKMLYSSLGETSSESDVVGSDSVGNQKKEMIAKAIRSIIEIYETTDQHTICQKFKKLNNSII, from the exons ATGGCGGCATCATCATCGTCACTGACGGCTGTGAGGTCATGGAGAACGGCATTTCTTACTCTGAGAGACGAAACACTAACAAGCCCTCCTTCCATCCCTCAACTTGTACAATCCCTAATCTTCTCTCACTCTCACTCTTCTCTCATATCTGCCGCCTCCCACCTCCCTGCTCACGAG GTGACTTCCGATCTTTTATTTCTCATCCAACTTGTTGCCAATGCCTCCCAATTTCAACACGATTTGGTCCCTACATTTTCCAACACTTGCCGCttg ATCCATGATGTCAGTCATCGGGTTTCTCTCGATATCAATACCTCATCTTGGGCCTTGCTTCTTGACTCCTCCACCAAAATCATTGATCATTTTCTTGCCAAAGCAACGTCCAGTGCTTCTTTGTATAAACCAACTTTAGAATGCTTGGAAACTCTCAG ATACCTTGTCAGTGAAAACCAACGAAAATGCTCTCTGCCAGATGATATTCAGTTGGTAAATGTTCTTCTTCACATCATTGCACGTTCTCATACGGATTTAATCTCCTTGTATGCTTCAAGTCGCAATCAAAAGAGTGCTATTGAAATGGGGAAGAAATTACAGAGAAATGGTAGTTTTTGGGAAGTTCTAACTGCTTCCTTTACTATGCTTGGTGAACTATATTCAAGGAGCGGTTCTTCCTTTCCAGTAGATATTTGGCAGTCAACCATTCAG GTTTTTAGGAAGATGATGGATTTATTAGCCTCTAAGAATATGGTTGTGGAAGACATTATCATGTCAAG GTTTTATTCTTCTCTTCTGCATTGCCTTCATTTGGTTCTTCTGGATCCTAAAGGTTCTCTTTCAGAACAT GTGTCTAGTTTTGTGGCATCCTTGCGTATGTTTTTCGTTTATGGCCTTACCAGTGGAAACCAAGTCATGTGTGCTGCTGTGAGTTCCAAGGAGAAAGAATCTGGTTCACCAAGGCTTAAGCTGACTTTAGAAGAGCCTAAACGAACAAATAGTACTCCATATAGGCCTCCACACTTGCGCAAAAAGGACAATTTAAATACTAGGCAGGCTAAAGCTCTAGATCCTCAGAGTTCTTCTGATCAGATTTCTTCTATGGTTGATGTTACATCATCAGACTCTGATTACAGTGACAGTGATGGATCACTTAAAGATATTAATGATTCTCGATGCTCAAAGATTAGAGTGTCTGCCATTGTTTGTATACAG GATCTTTGTCAAGCTGATCCCAAATCCTTTACATCTCAATGGACAATGCTTTTGCTGACCAATGATGTACTACAACCAAG AAAATTTGAAGCCACTTTAATGGCATCCTTGCTATTTGATCCTTACTTGAAG GTAGCAGAATATAAAGAATCTGCTAAATTGGGATCTTTTATGGCACTTTCTAGTTCACTTGGCCAGATACTAATGCAGCTGCATACTG GTACTCTATACTTAATTCAGCATGAAACTAATAGTCGTTTGCTGGTGTTGGTTTTCAAGATTCTAATGCTTTTGATATCATCCACACC ATATTCACGAATGCCAGGCGAATTGTTGCCAaaagtaattttatctttacaaGCAAGGATTGAAGCTGGTTTTGCTTTCAAAAGTGATCAGACTGGTTTGCAG GCTGCTGCTATTAGCTGTTTGACAACTGCTTTATCAGTTTCACCTTCCATCCAAGTGAAAGAAatgattttaaaggaattgtcgACAG GTTTTGTGGAGGCTGACAATAATTCTGGTGTTTTTCTAACATTACTTCAGCATTGTGAACGACTAAGCAACCCAACAGTTTGCTTTGAAGCACTTCAG GCCCTTCGAGCCATTTCTCACAATTACCCGGACTTAATGTTAGTATGCTGGGGAAAAATTTCTGCTATTGTTTATAAATTTCTGAGAGAAGGTAATGTCGAAGTTGCAACAAAGTCCTGGAAGGAACTAGCTGGAAATACAGCTCTGTTTGTTGGGGAAAAAATTGTTACAGCTGCTATAAAG GTTTTGGATGAATGCCTTCGTGCAATATCTGGTTTTAGGGGATCTGAGGATCTTTCGgaagaaaattttttggattCCCCATTTACTTCTGATTGCATAAGGACAAAGAAAGTATCATCAGCTCCATCATATGGACCCCGGGGTCCAGAAGATGCAAAAGAAGAAACAAATACATTCCCATCAGGACTTCAGCAGTGGGCTGAGACAATTGAGAAGCTCATGCCTCTCATTCTATGGCATACATCTGCAATG GTGAGAACTGCATCAGTAACTTGTTTTGCTGGAATCACTTCTTCTGTATTCTTTTCTCTCTTGAAGGAAAACCAGGACTTCATTGTTTCGTCTTTA atcagTGCTGCAGAACATGATAAGGTTCCTTCAGTTAGGTCAGCTGCTTGTCGAGCCATTGGTGTTGTCTCATGTTTCCAGAAAGCTTCTGCGAG TGCAGAGAACCTTGGCAAGTTTATCCATGCTGTTGAGATTAACACTCGTGATTCTGTGGTCTCG GTGCGAATACCAGCCTCTTGGGCTTTGGCAAACATATGTGATTCTATCCGTCACTTTGTTGATGATGTTCCTTTAAAACAGTCAACAG ATTCAGAAACAAACTTCCATTTGGTGGACTTGTTAATTGAGTGTGCTCTGCGTCTAACCAAGGATGGGGACAAG GTTAAATCAAATGCTGTAAGAGCTCTCGGAAATCTTTCAAGATTTGTCAGATACACGAGTTCATGTTTGGATAAAAAGCCAGTGGCAAAATTAGGATTTTCGTCCACTTGCAACCAGGTTACTATGTTGCCAGCGAGAAATGATCTGAATGCTTTTGATGGAGGTGTGATACCTTCATCCTATCCTGCATCATTGAAGGATTTGCATTGGCTAGAGAGAATGGTGCAAGCTTTTATATCTTGTGTTACAACTGGAAATGTCAAG GTTCAATGGAATGTCTGTCACGCGCTGAGCAACATGTTTTTGAATAAGACAATACAACTGCAGGATATGGATTG GGCTCCATCAGTTTTTGGTATTCTTCTATTACTTTTACGTGATTCTTCGAATTTCAAGATCAGGATACAAGCTGCTGCTGCATTGGCTGTGCCGGAAGCGGCAGTTG ATTATGGGAAATCTTTCCCCGACATTGTCCAAGGCCTGGAGCATGTAGTGGAGAATCTAGGTTCTGACTCAATTTCGGCACCTTCAAGTTTCAAATATAGGATTGCACTTGAAAAGCAG TTAACTTCAACCTTGTTGCATGTTCTTAGCCTTGCTTCAGCTACTGACCACAAACCGCTGAAAGATTTTCTTGTCAAAGTAAGATTTAATCGACCTCATTTGACATTCACAAATGCCATGAATGAATTCAGTGCTCCTttgttt AAAGCATCTTTTCTGGAGGACTGGTTTAAGATGCTGTACTCATCACTAGGGGAGACGAGTTCTGAGTCTGATGTCGTTGGAAGTGATTCTGTTGGTAACCAAAAGAAAGAGATGATAGCCAAAGCTATACGGTCCATAATCGAAATTTATGAAACCACGGACCAGCATACGATTTGTCAGAAATTCAAGAAGCTGAACAATAGCATAATCTGA
- the LOC107947085 gene encoding uncharacterized protein isoform X1, translating to MAASSSSLTAVRSWRTAFLTLRDETLTSPPSIPQLVQSLIFSHSHSSLISAASHLPAHEVTSDLLFLIQLVANASQFQHDLVPTFSNTCRLIHDVSHRVSLDINTSSWALLLDSSTKIIDHFLAKATSSASLYKPTLECLETLRYLVSENQRKCSLPDDIQLVNVLLHIIARSHTDLISLYASSRNQKSAIEMGKKLQRNGSFWEVLTASFTMLGELYSRSGSSFPVDIWQSTIQVFRKMMDLLASKNMVVEDIIMSRFYSSLLHCLHLVLLDPKGSLSEHVSSFVASLRMFFVYGLTSGNQVMCAAVSSKEKESGSPRLKLTLEEPKRTNSTPYRPPHLRKKDNLNTRQAKALDPQSSSDQISSMVDVTSSDSDYSDSDGSLKDINDSRCSKIRVSAIVCIQDLCQADPKSFTSQWTMLLLTNDVLQPRKFEATLMASLLFDPYLKARMASASALAVMMDGPATVFLQVAEYKESAKLGSFMALSSSLGQILMQLHTGTLYLIQHETNSRLLVLVFKILMLLISSTPYSRMPGELLPKVILSLQARIEAGFAFKSDQTGLQAAAISCLTTALSVSPSIQVKEMILKELSTGFVEADNNSGVFLTLLQHCERLSNPTVCFEALQALRAISHNYPDLMLVCWGKISAIVYKFLREGNVEVATKSWKELAGNTALFVGEKIVTAAIKVLDECLRAISGFRGSEDLSEENFLDSPFTSDCIRTKKVSSAPSYGPRGPEDAKEETNTFPSGLQQWAETIEKLMPLILWHTSAMVRTASVTCFAGITSSVFFSLLKENQDFIVSSLISAAEHDKVPSVRSAACRAIGVVSCFQKASASAENLGKFIHAVEINTRDSVVSVRIPASWALANICDSIRHFVDDVPLKQSTDSETNFHLVDLLIECALRLTKDGDKVKSNAVRALGNLSRFVRYTSSCLDKKPVAKLGFSSTCNQVTMLPARNDLNAFDGGVIPSSYPASLKDLHWLERMVQAFISCVTTGNVKVQWNVCHALSNMFLNKTIQLQDMDWAPSVFGILLLLLRDSSNFKIRIQAAAALAVPEAAVDYGKSFPDIVQGLEHVVENLGSDSISAPSSFKYRIALEKQLTSTLLHVLSLASATDHKPLKDFLVKVRFNRPHLTFTNAMNEFSAPLFKASFLEDWFKMLYSSLGETSSESDVVGSDSVGNQKKEMIAKAIRSIIEIYETTDQHTICQKFKKLNNSII from the exons ATGGCGGCATCATCATCGTCACTGACGGCTGTGAGGTCATGGAGAACGGCATTTCTTACTCTGAGAGACGAAACACTAACAAGCCCTCCTTCCATCCCTCAACTTGTACAATCCCTAATCTTCTCTCACTCTCACTCTTCTCTCATATCTGCCGCCTCCCACCTCCCTGCTCACGAG GTGACTTCCGATCTTTTATTTCTCATCCAACTTGTTGCCAATGCCTCCCAATTTCAACACGATTTGGTCCCTACATTTTCCAACACTTGCCGCttg ATCCATGATGTCAGTCATCGGGTTTCTCTCGATATCAATACCTCATCTTGGGCCTTGCTTCTTGACTCCTCCACCAAAATCATTGATCATTTTCTTGCCAAAGCAACGTCCAGTGCTTCTTTGTATAAACCAACTTTAGAATGCTTGGAAACTCTCAG ATACCTTGTCAGTGAAAACCAACGAAAATGCTCTCTGCCAGATGATATTCAGTTGGTAAATGTTCTTCTTCACATCATTGCACGTTCTCATACGGATTTAATCTCCTTGTATGCTTCAAGTCGCAATCAAAAGAGTGCTATTGAAATGGGGAAGAAATTACAGAGAAATGGTAGTTTTTGGGAAGTTCTAACTGCTTCCTTTACTATGCTTGGTGAACTATATTCAAGGAGCGGTTCTTCCTTTCCAGTAGATATTTGGCAGTCAACCATTCAG GTTTTTAGGAAGATGATGGATTTATTAGCCTCTAAGAATATGGTTGTGGAAGACATTATCATGTCAAG GTTTTATTCTTCTCTTCTGCATTGCCTTCATTTGGTTCTTCTGGATCCTAAAGGTTCTCTTTCAGAACAT GTGTCTAGTTTTGTGGCATCCTTGCGTATGTTTTTCGTTTATGGCCTTACCAGTGGAAACCAAGTCATGTGTGCTGCTGTGAGTTCCAAGGAGAAAGAATCTGGTTCACCAAGGCTTAAGCTGACTTTAGAAGAGCCTAAACGAACAAATAGTACTCCATATAGGCCTCCACACTTGCGCAAAAAGGACAATTTAAATACTAGGCAGGCTAAAGCTCTAGATCCTCAGAGTTCTTCTGATCAGATTTCTTCTATGGTTGATGTTACATCATCAGACTCTGATTACAGTGACAGTGATGGATCACTTAAAGATATTAATGATTCTCGATGCTCAAAGATTAGAGTGTCTGCCATTGTTTGTATACAG GATCTTTGTCAAGCTGATCCCAAATCCTTTACATCTCAATGGACAATGCTTTTGCTGACCAATGATGTACTACAACCAAG AAAATTTGAAGCCACTTTAATGGCATCCTTGCTATTTGATCCTTACTTGAAG GCACGGATGGCATCTGCCTCGGCTCTGGCTGTCATGATGGATGGGCCTGCTACTGTTTTCCTTCAGGTAGCAGAATATAAAGAATCTGCTAAATTGGGATCTTTTATGGCACTTTCTAGTTCACTTGGCCAGATACTAATGCAGCTGCATACTG GTACTCTATACTTAATTCAGCATGAAACTAATAGTCGTTTGCTGGTGTTGGTTTTCAAGATTCTAATGCTTTTGATATCATCCACACC ATATTCACGAATGCCAGGCGAATTGTTGCCAaaagtaattttatctttacaaGCAAGGATTGAAGCTGGTTTTGCTTTCAAAAGTGATCAGACTGGTTTGCAG GCTGCTGCTATTAGCTGTTTGACAACTGCTTTATCAGTTTCACCTTCCATCCAAGTGAAAGAAatgattttaaaggaattgtcgACAG GTTTTGTGGAGGCTGACAATAATTCTGGTGTTTTTCTAACATTACTTCAGCATTGTGAACGACTAAGCAACCCAACAGTTTGCTTTGAAGCACTTCAG GCCCTTCGAGCCATTTCTCACAATTACCCGGACTTAATGTTAGTATGCTGGGGAAAAATTTCTGCTATTGTTTATAAATTTCTGAGAGAAGGTAATGTCGAAGTTGCAACAAAGTCCTGGAAGGAACTAGCTGGAAATACAGCTCTGTTTGTTGGGGAAAAAATTGTTACAGCTGCTATAAAG GTTTTGGATGAATGCCTTCGTGCAATATCTGGTTTTAGGGGATCTGAGGATCTTTCGgaagaaaattttttggattCCCCATTTACTTCTGATTGCATAAGGACAAAGAAAGTATCATCAGCTCCATCATATGGACCCCGGGGTCCAGAAGATGCAAAAGAAGAAACAAATACATTCCCATCAGGACTTCAGCAGTGGGCTGAGACAATTGAGAAGCTCATGCCTCTCATTCTATGGCATACATCTGCAATG GTGAGAACTGCATCAGTAACTTGTTTTGCTGGAATCACTTCTTCTGTATTCTTTTCTCTCTTGAAGGAAAACCAGGACTTCATTGTTTCGTCTTTA atcagTGCTGCAGAACATGATAAGGTTCCTTCAGTTAGGTCAGCTGCTTGTCGAGCCATTGGTGTTGTCTCATGTTTCCAGAAAGCTTCTGCGAG TGCAGAGAACCTTGGCAAGTTTATCCATGCTGTTGAGATTAACACTCGTGATTCTGTGGTCTCG GTGCGAATACCAGCCTCTTGGGCTTTGGCAAACATATGTGATTCTATCCGTCACTTTGTTGATGATGTTCCTTTAAAACAGTCAACAG ATTCAGAAACAAACTTCCATTTGGTGGACTTGTTAATTGAGTGTGCTCTGCGTCTAACCAAGGATGGGGACAAG GTTAAATCAAATGCTGTAAGAGCTCTCGGAAATCTTTCAAGATTTGTCAGATACACGAGTTCATGTTTGGATAAAAAGCCAGTGGCAAAATTAGGATTTTCGTCCACTTGCAACCAGGTTACTATGTTGCCAGCGAGAAATGATCTGAATGCTTTTGATGGAGGTGTGATACCTTCATCCTATCCTGCATCATTGAAGGATTTGCATTGGCTAGAGAGAATGGTGCAAGCTTTTATATCTTGTGTTACAACTGGAAATGTCAAG GTTCAATGGAATGTCTGTCACGCGCTGAGCAACATGTTTTTGAATAAGACAATACAACTGCAGGATATGGATTG GGCTCCATCAGTTTTTGGTATTCTTCTATTACTTTTACGTGATTCTTCGAATTTCAAGATCAGGATACAAGCTGCTGCTGCATTGGCTGTGCCGGAAGCGGCAGTTG ATTATGGGAAATCTTTCCCCGACATTGTCCAAGGCCTGGAGCATGTAGTGGAGAATCTAGGTTCTGACTCAATTTCGGCACCTTCAAGTTTCAAATATAGGATTGCACTTGAAAAGCAG TTAACTTCAACCTTGTTGCATGTTCTTAGCCTTGCTTCAGCTACTGACCACAAACCGCTGAAAGATTTTCTTGTCAAAGTAAGATTTAATCGACCTCATTTGACATTCACAAATGCCATGAATGAATTCAGTGCTCCTttgttt AAAGCATCTTTTCTGGAGGACTGGTTTAAGATGCTGTACTCATCACTAGGGGAGACGAGTTCTGAGTCTGATGTCGTTGGAAGTGATTCTGTTGGTAACCAAAAGAAAGAGATGATAGCCAAAGCTATACGGTCCATAATCGAAATTTATGAAACCACGGACCAGCATACGATTTGTCAGAAATTCAAGAAGCTGAACAATAGCATAATCTGA
- the LOC107947085 gene encoding uncharacterized protein isoform X2 gives MAASSSSLTAVRSWRTAFLTLRDETLTSPPSIPQLVQSLIFSHSHSSLISAASHLPAHEVTSDLLFLIQLVANASQFQHDLVPTFSNTCRLIHDVSHRVSLDINTSSWALLLDSSTKIIDHFLAKATSSASLYKPTLECLETLRYLVSENQRKCSLPDDIQLVNVLLHIIARSHTDLISLYASSRNQKSAIEMGKKLQRNGSFWEVLTASFTMLGELYSRSGSSFPVDIWQSTIQVFRKMMDLLASKNMVVEDIIMSRFYSSLLHCLHLVLLDPKGSLSEHVSSFVASLRMFFVYGLTSGNQVMCAAVSSKEKESGSPRLKLTLEEPKRTNSTPYRPPHLRKKDNLNTRQAKALDPQSSSDQISSMVDVTSSDSDYSDSDGSLKDINDSRCSKIRVSAIVCIQDLCQADPKSFTSQWTMLLLTNDVLQPRKFEATLMASLLFDPYLKARMASASALAVMMDGPATVFLQVAEYKESAKLGSFMALSSSLGQILMQLHTGTLYLIQHETNSRLLVLVFKILMLLISSTPYSRMPGELLPKVILSLQARIEAGFAFKSDQTGLQAAAISCLTTALSVSPSIQVKEMILKELSTGFVEADNNSGVFLTLLQHCERLSNPTVCFEALQALRAISHNYPDLMLVCWGKISAIVYKFLREGNVEVATKSWKELAGNTALFVGEKIVTAAIKVLDECLRAISGFRGSEDLSEENFLDSPFTSDCIRTKKVSSAPSYGPRGPEDAKEETNTFPSGLQQWAETIEKLMPLILWHTSAMVRTASVTCFAGITSSVFFSLLKENQDFIVSSLISAAEHDKVPSVRSAACRAIGVVSCFQKASASAENLGKFIHAVEINTRDSVVSVRIPASWALANICDSIRHFVDDVPLKQSTDSETNFHLVDLLIECALRLTKDGDKVKSNAVRALGNLSRFVRYTSSCLDKKPVAKLGFSSTCNQVTMLPARNDLNAFDGGVIPSSYPASLKDLHWLERMVQAFISCVTTGNVKVQWNVCHALSNMFLNKTIQLQDMDWAPSVFGILLLLLRDSSNFKIRIQAAAALAVPEAAVDYGKSFPDIVQGLEHVVENLGSDSISAPSSFKYRIALEKQLTSTLLHVLSLASATDHKPLKDFLVKKASFLEDWFKMLYSSLGETSSESDVVGSDSVGNQKKEMIAKAIRSIIEIYETTDQHTICQKFKKLNNSII, from the exons ATGGCGGCATCATCATCGTCACTGACGGCTGTGAGGTCATGGAGAACGGCATTTCTTACTCTGAGAGACGAAACACTAACAAGCCCTCCTTCCATCCCTCAACTTGTACAATCCCTAATCTTCTCTCACTCTCACTCTTCTCTCATATCTGCCGCCTCCCACCTCCCTGCTCACGAG GTGACTTCCGATCTTTTATTTCTCATCCAACTTGTTGCCAATGCCTCCCAATTTCAACACGATTTGGTCCCTACATTTTCCAACACTTGCCGCttg ATCCATGATGTCAGTCATCGGGTTTCTCTCGATATCAATACCTCATCTTGGGCCTTGCTTCTTGACTCCTCCACCAAAATCATTGATCATTTTCTTGCCAAAGCAACGTCCAGTGCTTCTTTGTATAAACCAACTTTAGAATGCTTGGAAACTCTCAG ATACCTTGTCAGTGAAAACCAACGAAAATGCTCTCTGCCAGATGATATTCAGTTGGTAAATGTTCTTCTTCACATCATTGCACGTTCTCATACGGATTTAATCTCCTTGTATGCTTCAAGTCGCAATCAAAAGAGTGCTATTGAAATGGGGAAGAAATTACAGAGAAATGGTAGTTTTTGGGAAGTTCTAACTGCTTCCTTTACTATGCTTGGTGAACTATATTCAAGGAGCGGTTCTTCCTTTCCAGTAGATATTTGGCAGTCAACCATTCAG GTTTTTAGGAAGATGATGGATTTATTAGCCTCTAAGAATATGGTTGTGGAAGACATTATCATGTCAAG GTTTTATTCTTCTCTTCTGCATTGCCTTCATTTGGTTCTTCTGGATCCTAAAGGTTCTCTTTCAGAACAT GTGTCTAGTTTTGTGGCATCCTTGCGTATGTTTTTCGTTTATGGCCTTACCAGTGGAAACCAAGTCATGTGTGCTGCTGTGAGTTCCAAGGAGAAAGAATCTGGTTCACCAAGGCTTAAGCTGACTTTAGAAGAGCCTAAACGAACAAATAGTACTCCATATAGGCCTCCACACTTGCGCAAAAAGGACAATTTAAATACTAGGCAGGCTAAAGCTCTAGATCCTCAGAGTTCTTCTGATCAGATTTCTTCTATGGTTGATGTTACATCATCAGACTCTGATTACAGTGACAGTGATGGATCACTTAAAGATATTAATGATTCTCGATGCTCAAAGATTAGAGTGTCTGCCATTGTTTGTATACAG GATCTTTGTCAAGCTGATCCCAAATCCTTTACATCTCAATGGACAATGCTTTTGCTGACCAATGATGTACTACAACCAAG AAAATTTGAAGCCACTTTAATGGCATCCTTGCTATTTGATCCTTACTTGAAG GCACGGATGGCATCTGCCTCGGCTCTGGCTGTCATGATGGATGGGCCTGCTACTGTTTTCCTTCAGGTAGCAGAATATAAAGAATCTGCTAAATTGGGATCTTTTATGGCACTTTCTAGTTCACTTGGCCAGATACTAATGCAGCTGCATACTG GTACTCTATACTTAATTCAGCATGAAACTAATAGTCGTTTGCTGGTGTTGGTTTTCAAGATTCTAATGCTTTTGATATCATCCACACC ATATTCACGAATGCCAGGCGAATTGTTGCCAaaagtaattttatctttacaaGCAAGGATTGAAGCTGGTTTTGCTTTCAAAAGTGATCAGACTGGTTTGCAG GCTGCTGCTATTAGCTGTTTGACAACTGCTTTATCAGTTTCACCTTCCATCCAAGTGAAAGAAatgattttaaaggaattgtcgACAG GTTTTGTGGAGGCTGACAATAATTCTGGTGTTTTTCTAACATTACTTCAGCATTGTGAACGACTAAGCAACCCAACAGTTTGCTTTGAAGCACTTCAG GCCCTTCGAGCCATTTCTCACAATTACCCGGACTTAATGTTAGTATGCTGGGGAAAAATTTCTGCTATTGTTTATAAATTTCTGAGAGAAGGTAATGTCGAAGTTGCAACAAAGTCCTGGAAGGAACTAGCTGGAAATACAGCTCTGTTTGTTGGGGAAAAAATTGTTACAGCTGCTATAAAG GTTTTGGATGAATGCCTTCGTGCAATATCTGGTTTTAGGGGATCTGAGGATCTTTCGgaagaaaattttttggattCCCCATTTACTTCTGATTGCATAAGGACAAAGAAAGTATCATCAGCTCCATCATATGGACCCCGGGGTCCAGAAGATGCAAAAGAAGAAACAAATACATTCCCATCAGGACTTCAGCAGTGGGCTGAGACAATTGAGAAGCTCATGCCTCTCATTCTATGGCATACATCTGCAATG GTGAGAACTGCATCAGTAACTTGTTTTGCTGGAATCACTTCTTCTGTATTCTTTTCTCTCTTGAAGGAAAACCAGGACTTCATTGTTTCGTCTTTA atcagTGCTGCAGAACATGATAAGGTTCCTTCAGTTAGGTCAGCTGCTTGTCGAGCCATTGGTGTTGTCTCATGTTTCCAGAAAGCTTCTGCGAG TGCAGAGAACCTTGGCAAGTTTATCCATGCTGTTGAGATTAACACTCGTGATTCTGTGGTCTCG GTGCGAATACCAGCCTCTTGGGCTTTGGCAAACATATGTGATTCTATCCGTCACTTTGTTGATGATGTTCCTTTAAAACAGTCAACAG ATTCAGAAACAAACTTCCATTTGGTGGACTTGTTAATTGAGTGTGCTCTGCGTCTAACCAAGGATGGGGACAAG GTTAAATCAAATGCTGTAAGAGCTCTCGGAAATCTTTCAAGATTTGTCAGATACACGAGTTCATGTTTGGATAAAAAGCCAGTGGCAAAATTAGGATTTTCGTCCACTTGCAACCAGGTTACTATGTTGCCAGCGAGAAATGATCTGAATGCTTTTGATGGAGGTGTGATACCTTCATCCTATCCTGCATCATTGAAGGATTTGCATTGGCTAGAGAGAATGGTGCAAGCTTTTATATCTTGTGTTACAACTGGAAATGTCAAG GTTCAATGGAATGTCTGTCACGCGCTGAGCAACATGTTTTTGAATAAGACAATACAACTGCAGGATATGGATTG GGCTCCATCAGTTTTTGGTATTCTTCTATTACTTTTACGTGATTCTTCGAATTTCAAGATCAGGATACAAGCTGCTGCTGCATTGGCTGTGCCGGAAGCGGCAGTTG ATTATGGGAAATCTTTCCCCGACATTGTCCAAGGCCTGGAGCATGTAGTGGAGAATCTAGGTTCTGACTCAATTTCGGCACCTTCAAGTTTCAAATATAGGATTGCACTTGAAAAGCAG TTAACTTCAACCTTGTTGCATGTTCTTAGCCTTGCTTCAGCTACTGACCACAAACCGCTGAAAGATTTTCTTGTCAAA AAAGCATCTTTTCTGGAGGACTGGTTTAAGATGCTGTACTCATCACTAGGGGAGACGAGTTCTGAGTCTGATGTCGTTGGAAGTGATTCTGTTGGTAACCAAAAGAAAGAGATGATAGCCAAAGCTATACGGTCCATAATCGAAATTTATGAAACCACGGACCAGCATACGATTTGTCAGAAATTCAAGAAGCTGAACAATAGCATAATCTGA